In Elaeis guineensis isolate ETL-2024a chromosome 1, EG11, whole genome shotgun sequence, a genomic segment contains:
- the LOC105036959 gene encoding protein DETOXIFICATION 54, with amino-acid sequence MAEGKEKGRDVEEAGGAGAGEGWSRMGRMVAEELRELWGMALPITAMNCVVYLRAMVSVLCLGRLGRLELAGGALSIGFTNITGYSVLVGLASCLEPLCSQAYGSRNWDFLSLSLQRAILLLLLAALPISFLWINLGPIMVTLGQDPAITAVASSYCLYSLPDLVTNAFLQPLRVFLRSQGVTRPMAACSALAVALHVPLSALLAFGLGLGVPGVALAAAATNLNMAVFLLVYLRRRRVCELTWRGWSREALRGLAPVLRLALPSCAGVCLEWWWYEIMTVLAGYLPDPTSAVGATAVLIQTTSLMYTVPMALAACVSTRVGNELGAGKPWRAKLAALVALGCALVIGVVHVVWTVIFREKWARLFTKDASVVSLAAAVMPLMGLCELGNCPQTTGCGVLRGTARPVVGMRINLLSFYLVGTPVAVGLAFWLRVGFGGLWYGLLSAQVACVVSVLVVVLGRTDWEVETLRAKKLTNSELGDIADEEKKGLLLADSSVEGV; translated from the exons ATGGCGGAGGGAAAGGAGAAGGGGAGGGACGTGGAGGAGGCCGGCGGCGCCGGCGCTGGCGAGGGGTGGAGTAGGATGGGGAGGATGGTGGCGGAGGAACTGCGGGAGCTGTGGGGGATGGCGCTGCCGATCACCGCCATGAACTGCGTGGTGTACCTACGGGCCATGGTCTCTGTGCTCTGCCTCGGCCGACTCGGCCGACTCGAGCTCGCCGGCGGCGCCCTCTCCATCGGGTTCACCAACATAACCGGCTACTCCGTCCTCGTCGGCCTCGCTTCCTGTCTCGAGCCCCTCTGCTCCCAGGCCTACGGCTCGCGCAACTGGGACTTTCTGTCTCTCTCGCTGCAGCGCGCCATCCTGCTTCTCCTCCTGGCCGCCCTCCCCATCTCCTTCCTCTGGATCAATCTCGGGCCCATCATGGTTACTCTGGGCCAGGACCCGGCCATCACCGCTGTCGCCTCGTCCTACTGCCTCTACTCCCTGCCGGACCTCGTGACGAACGCCTTCCTGCAGCCGCTCCGAGTGTTCCTCCGGTCGCAGGGGGTGACGCGGCCGATGGCGGCATGCTCGGCGCTGGCGGTGGCGCTGCACGTGCCGCTGAGCGCGTTGCTGGCGTTCGGGCTGGGGCTGGGGGTCCCCGGGGTGGCGCTGGCGGCGGCGGCGACGAACCTGAACATGGCGGTGTTCCTGCTGGTGTATCTCCGGAGGCGGCGGGTCTGCGAGCTGACGTGGCGGGGGTGGTCGCGGGAGGCGCTGAGGGGACTGGCGCCGGTGCTCCGCCTGGCGCTGCCGAGCTGCGCGGGGGTCTGCCTCGAGTGGTGGTGGTACGAGATCATGACCGTGCTCGCCGGCTACCTGCCGGACCCCACCTCCGCCGTCGGCGCCACCGCCGTCCTCATCCAGACCACCAGCCTCATGTACACCGTCCCCATGGCACTCGCCGCCTGCGTCTCCACTCGG GTTGGCAATGAGCTGGGAGCTGGCAAGCCTTGGCGGGCCAAGTTGGCGGCCCTGGTGGCGCTGGGTTGCGCGCTGGTGATCGGCGTCGTCCACGTGGTGTGGACGGTGATATTCCGGGAGAAGTGGGCGAGACTGTTCACCAAGGACGCGTCGGTGGTGAGCCTGGCGGCGGCGGTGATGCCCCTCATGGGGCTGTGCGAGCTGGGGAACTGCCCGCAGACCACCGGCTGCGGCGTTCTGCGGGGGACCGCGAGGCCGGTCGTCGGTATGAGGATCAATCTCCTGTCGTTCTACCTCGTCGGCACCCCGGTGGCCGTCGGTCTCGCCTTCTGGCTCCGGGTGGGCTTCGGCGGGCTCTGGTATGGGCTCCTTTCGGCGCAGGTGGCCTGCGTGGTGTCGGTGCTGGTGGTGGTGTTGGGGAGGACGGATTGGGAGGTGGAGACCTTGAGAGCAAAGAAGCTGACCAATTCGGAGCTCGGAGATATAGCTGATGAAGAGAAGAAGGGACTCTTATTAGCTGATAGTAGTGTGGAGGGAGTATAG